Proteins from a single region of Deinococcus sp. YIM 134068:
- a CDS encoding magnesium transporter CorA family protein, which yields MLTYYRSVGGKLQVVDGYVDGCWINATAPTAEELARVSRDTGLPLDYLSYPLDPDERSRFEREDGDLLIIMQTSYRLGEDSDIPYDTVPLGILHTDHCVVTVCALENPVVKDVVGGLVRRVSTAKKNRLTLQLFLRNAQRFLIDVRQINKRVDTIEDRMETATRNRELMDLLKLEKSLVYFITGLKANEAMMERVKRDRIFEMYEEDSDLLDDVLIENLQAIEMASIASNILTSMAGAFASVISNNVNQVVKVLTVTTILVAIPTLVTSIFGMNVPLPFQENSVALWIVLGIATALAGTLAFLFYRWRVF from the coding sequence GTGCTGACGTACTACCGCAGCGTCGGCGGCAAATTGCAGGTCGTCGACGGCTACGTGGACGGCTGCTGGATCAACGCCACCGCCCCCACCGCCGAGGAACTCGCCCGCGTGAGCCGCGACACGGGCCTGCCGCTCGACTACCTCAGCTACCCCCTCGACCCCGACGAACGCTCCCGCTTCGAGCGCGAGGACGGCGACCTGCTCATCATCATGCAGACGAGCTACCGCCTCGGCGAGGACAGCGACATCCCCTACGACACCGTGCCGCTGGGCATCCTCCACACCGATCACTGCGTCGTGACCGTCTGCGCGCTGGAAAACCCCGTCGTCAAGGACGTGGTGGGCGGCCTCGTGCGGCGGGTCAGCACCGCCAAGAAAAACCGCCTGACCCTGCAACTCTTCCTCCGCAACGCCCAACGCTTCCTGATCGACGTGCGCCAGATCAACAAGCGGGTGGACACCATCGAGGACCGGATGGAGACGGCGACCCGCAACAGGGAGCTGATGGACCTCCTGAAGCTCGAAAAGAGCCTCGTGTACTTCATCACGGGCCTCAAGGCGAACGAGGCGATGATGGAGCGGGTCAAGCGCGACCGCATCTTCGAGATGTACGAGGAAGATTCGGACCTGCTCGACGACGTGCTCATCGAGAACCTCCAGGCCATCGAGATGGCGAGCATCGCCAGCAACATCCTCACGAGCATGGCGGGAGCCTTCGCCTCCGTCATCAGCAACAACGTCAATCAGGTCGTGAAGGTGCTGACGGTGACGACGATCCTCGTGGCGATTCCCACCCTCGTCACGAGCATTTTCGGCATGAACGTGCCCCTGCCCTTTCAGGAGAACTCGGTGGCCCTGTGGATCGTGTTGGGCATCGCCACGGCGCTCGCGGGGACGCTGGCCTTTTTGTTCTATCGGTGGCGGGTATTTTGA
- the rdgB gene encoding RdgB/HAM1 family non-canonical purine NTP pyrophosphatase — protein MTSEARRLEDGTRVVVATGNAGKVREIAAALGGLGWQLEGLSGLPLPDETGTTYEENAALKACAAALMRGVPALADDSGLEVAALDGQPGVYSARFGNRANDNERNLYLLEKLRGQRDRRARFVSVVILAHPDGHVETYRGELTGRLLEGPRGESGFGYDPLFVPDGETRTLAEMTLEDKQAISHRGRALAGLLAAQRSA, from the coding sequence GTGACGAGTGAAGCGAGGCGGCTGGAGGACGGAACGCGGGTGGTCGTGGCGACCGGGAATGCGGGCAAGGTGCGCGAGATCGCGGCGGCGCTCGGCGGGCTGGGCTGGCAATTGGAGGGCCTGAGCGGGCTGCCGCTGCCCGACGAGACGGGCACGACCTACGAGGAGAACGCGGCCCTCAAGGCGTGCGCGGCGGCCCTGATGCGCGGCGTGCCCGCCCTCGCCGACGACTCGGGGCTGGAGGTCGCGGCCCTGGACGGCCAGCCCGGCGTCTACAGCGCCCGCTTCGGCAACCGGGCGAACGACAACGAGCGCAACCTGTACCTGCTGGAGAAGCTGCGCGGCCAGCGCGACCGCCGCGCGCGGTTCGTCTCGGTGGTCATCCTCGCCCACCCCGACGGCCACGTGGAGACCTACCGGGGCGAGCTGACGGGAAGGTTGCTGGAGGGTCCACGCGGCGAAAGCGGCTTCGGCTACGACCCCCTCTTCGTCCCCGACGGCGAGACCCGGACGCTGGCCGAGATGACGCTGGAGGACAAGCAGGCGATCAGTCACCGGGGGCGGGCGCTGGCGGGGTTGCTGGCGGCGCAGCGGAGCGCGTAG
- a CDS encoding acyl-CoA dehydrogenase family protein, with protein sequence MNFNLPEDLRDVQATVRDFMLDVVEPRAHEIEATNRVPDELMRGAAELGLFGLSIPEEYGGVGLGSLGRCAVYEALGQGHMGFGGVISAHASIGTSGLVKLGTEEQKRRFLPRMASGECVAGFAITEPSSGSDAANIRTRAEKRGECYVLNGTKHYISNAPIAGVLTVIAVTDPAKGTRGMSAFLVEPQTTPGVRVGKIDEKMGQKGSLSAEVIFEDAEIPAANLLGPEHLGYREALGILTNGRVGIAARSTGAMQRLLDLSVAHAKTREQFGQPIAEFQAVQFMLAEMEIAIQTSRLLWQKVAWMVDGGQDVRRMASVAKYHATEMLSQVADKAVQVAGGMGYMKDSPVERYYRDQRLLRIYEGTSEIQKLIIARDLLA encoded by the coding sequence ATGAATTTTAATCTTCCCGAGGACCTGCGGGACGTGCAGGCGACGGTGCGCGACTTCATGCTGGACGTGGTGGAGCCGCGCGCCCACGAGATCGAGGCGACGAACAGAGTGCCGGACGAGCTGATGCGGGGGGCCGCCGAGCTGGGGCTGTTCGGGCTGAGCATCCCCGAGGAGTACGGCGGGGTGGGGCTGGGGTCGCTGGGGCGCTGCGCCGTGTACGAGGCGCTGGGGCAGGGGCACATGGGCTTCGGCGGGGTGATCAGCGCGCACGCCTCCATTGGGACAAGCGGGCTGGTGAAGCTCGGCACCGAGGAGCAGAAGCGGCGTTTCCTGCCGCGCATGGCGAGTGGCGAATGCGTCGCGGGCTTCGCCATCACCGAGCCGAGCAGCGGGTCCGACGCGGCGAACATCCGCACGCGGGCCGAGAAGAGGGGCGAGTGCTACGTCCTGAACGGCACGAAGCACTACATCTCCAACGCGCCCATCGCCGGGGTGCTGACGGTCATCGCGGTCACGGACCCGGCGAAGGGCACGCGCGGCATGAGCGCCTTCCTCGTCGAGCCGCAGACCACGCCCGGCGTGCGGGTCGGCAAGATCGACGAGAAGATGGGGCAGAAGGGGTCCCTGTCCGCCGAGGTCATCTTCGAGGACGCCGAGATTCCCGCCGCGAACCTCCTCGGCCCCGAACACCTGGGCTACCGCGAGGCGCTGGGCATCCTCACGAACGGGCGGGTGGGCATCGCCGCGCGCTCGACGGGGGCGATGCAGCGCCTCCTCGATCTCTCGGTCGCCCACGCCAAGACCCGCGAGCAGTTCGGGCAGCCCATCGCGGAGTTCCAGGCGGTCCAGTTCATGCTCGCCGAGATGGAAATTGCCATCCAGACCAGCCGCCTCCTGTGGCAGAAGGTGGCGTGGATGGTGGACGGGGGGCAGGACGTGCGCCGCATGGCCTCGGTCGCCAAATACCATGCGACCGAGATGCTCTCGCAAGTGGCGGACAAGGCCGTGCAGGTCGCGGGCGGCATGGGCTACATGAAGGACTCCCCCGTGGAGCGGTACTACCGGGACCAGCGGCTCCTCCGCATCTACGAGGGCACGAGTGAGATTCAGAAGCTGATCATCGCGCGGGACCTGCTGGCGTAG
- a CDS encoding ferredoxin, whose protein sequence is MPHVITSPCIGVKDQSCTEVCPVECIYDGGDMYLIHPDECIDCGACVPACPVSAIFPEEDVPGAETEFIVKNRAFFGL, encoded by the coding sequence ATGCCTCACGTGATTACCAGCCCCTGCATCGGCGTCAAGGACCAGAGTTGCACCGAAGTCTGCCCCGTGGAGTGCATCTACGACGGCGGCGATATGTACCTCATCCATCCCGACGAGTGCATCGACTGCGGTGCCTGCGTGCCTGCGTGCCCGGTCAGCGCCATCTTCCCCGAGGAGGACGTGCCCGGTGCCGAGACCGAGTTCATCGTCAAGAACCGGGCGTTCTTCGGGCTGTAA
- a CDS encoding GNAT family N-acetyltransferase: MSGPVLETARLSLRRFTPADEDDLWKLNSDPAVMRFLNGGRPISRETVKEELARLIAEDGSRSGRWAAEDRETGGCLGWFALRPLPDAEPGTLELGYRLKRSAWGQGYATEGARALVRRAFTELDAERVVACTMTVNVASRRVMERAGLRYVRTFFQDWPDVIEGSEQGDVEYALSREEWAERGS; the protein is encoded by the coding sequence GTGAGTGGGCCGGTGTTGGAAACGGCCCGCCTGTCGCTGCGGCGCTTCACTCCCGCCGACGAGGACGACCTGTGGAAGCTGAACAGCGACCCCGCCGTCATGCGCTTTCTGAACGGGGGGCGTCCCATCTCGCGCGAGACGGTTAAGGAGGAGCTGGCCCGTCTTATCGCGGAAGACGGAAGCCGTTCTGGTCGTTGGGCCGCCGAGGACCGGGAAACGGGTGGGTGCCTGGGCTGGTTCGCGCTGCGCCCTCTTCCAGACGCGGAGCCGGGGACCCTGGAACTCGGCTACCGCCTGAAGCGTTCCGCCTGGGGCCAGGGCTACGCGACCGAGGGGGCACGCGCCCTGGTGCGCCGGGCCTTCACCGAGTTGGACGCGGAGCGCGTTGTCGCCTGCACGATGACGGTTAACGTCGCCTCGCGGCGGGTGATGGAGAGGGCGGGGCTGCGGTACGTGCGGACCTTTTTTCAGGACTGGCCCGACGTGATCGAGGGATCGGAGCAGGGGGACGTGGAGTACGCCCTGAGTCGGGAAGAGTGGGCGGAACGTGGCTCCTAG
- a CDS encoding response regulator transcription factor encodes MRLLLVEDDPRIAEPTLGALREAGYVPTWAQTGPEGLEAALLGDFPLIVLDVMLPGQDGFGVARELRAAGVEAPILFLTARGELSDRVQGLDLGGDAYLVKPFAMPELLATLRALSRRERGQGAPRVSFAGGRGTLDTVARTVTWDGAEVAVTGREYALIETLALSPERWFTREELLDRVWGPEFGGEARIVDVYVRYLRRKLAPEAVTSERGRGYRVER; translated from the coding sequence ATGCGTCTGCTGCTCGTGGAGGACGACCCGCGCATCGCCGAACCCACGCTGGGGGCGCTGCGCGAGGCGGGTTACGTGCCGACCTGGGCACAGACCGGGCCGGAGGGGCTGGAGGCCGCCCTGCTCGGCGACTTTCCCCTGATCGTGCTGGACGTGATGCTGCCGGGGCAGGACGGCTTCGGGGTGGCGCGGGAGTTGCGGGCGGCGGGGGTGGAGGCCCCCATCCTCTTCCTGACGGCGCGGGGGGAGCTGAGCGACCGGGTGCAGGGGCTGGACCTCGGCGGGGACGCCTACCTCGTCAAGCCGTTTGCCATGCCCGAACTGCTCGCTACCCTGCGCGCCCTGAGCCGCCGCGAGCGGGGGCAGGGGGCGCCGCGCGTATCGTTCGCGGGCGGGCGCGGCACGCTGGACACCGTGGCGCGGACCGTCACCTGGGACGGGGCAGAGGTCGCCGTCACGGGCCGCGAATACGCCCTGATCGAGACGCTGGCGCTCTCGCCCGAACGCTGGTTCACCCGCGAGGAATTGCTCGACCGGGTGTGGGGGCCGGAGTTCGGCGGCGAGGCGCGTATCGTGGACGTGTACGTGCGCTACCTGCGCCGCAAGCTCGCGCCGGAGGCCGTCACAAGCGAGCGCGGGCGCGGCTACCGGGTGGAGCGGTGA
- a CDS encoding nucleotidyltransferase family protein, translating to MSSPEAGLFTASPAPSLPTSPGPRWSAVVLGGGDPGDPFAAAHGVAVKALIPVGGEPMALHVLRALRGSGRVSRVAYVGPTTPALDKLIDERVTDHGTLLSNLEAGVEALSQAGLTSGERVLVVTADIPLLGPGQLAEVLAAAPVDAALVYPVVRREDCERAYPGVRRTYARLRDGTFTGGNVFLLDPRLVGQFLPRLREVLAARKAPLRLAGLIGPGVLVRLLTGRLTVAELEARVSTILGVSARALITPHAAVGNDVDGEGDLRLAEAHLQSGPAPTQS from the coding sequence ATGAGTTCCCCCGAGGCCGGGCTGTTTACCGCTTCCCCGGCTCCTTCCCTCCCCACCTCCCCCGGCCCGCGCTGGAGCGCCGTCGTGCTGGGCGGCGGCGACCCCGGCGACCCCTTCGCGGCGGCGCATGGCGTGGCGGTCAAGGCCCTGATCCCGGTCGGCGGCGAGCCGATGGCCCTCCACGTCCTGCGTGCCCTGCGGGGCAGCGGGCGGGTCTCGCGCGTCGCCTACGTGGGGCCGACCACACCCGCGCTTGACAAACTGATCGACGAGCGCGTCACCGACCACGGCACCCTCCTGAGCAACCTGGAGGCGGGCGTGGAGGCGCTCTCGCAGGCGGGCCTCACGTCCGGTGAGCGCGTTCTCGTCGTCACCGCCGACATTCCGCTGCTGGGGCCGGGGCAACTGGCCGAGGTCCTCGCCGCCGCCCCCGTGGACGCTGCCCTCGTCTACCCGGTCGTCCGGCGCGAGGACTGCGAGCGGGCCTATCCCGGCGTGCGGCGCACCTATGCCCGATTGCGCGACGGCACCTTCACGGGCGGGAACGTCTTCCTGCTCGACCCCCGGCTGGTCGGCCAGTTCCTCCCGAGGTTGCGCGAGGTGCTCGCCGCGCGCAAGGCCCCCCTGCGGCTTGCCGGACTGATCGGCCCCGGCGTCCTCGTGCGGCTCCTCACGGGCCGCCTCACCGTGGCCGAGTTGGAGGCCCGCGTCAGCACCATCCTCGGCGTGTCCGCCCGCGCCCTGATCACCCCGCACGCCGCCGTCGGCAACGACGTGGACGGGGAGGGGGACCTTCGGCTGGCCGAGGCGCACCTGCAAAGCGGCCCCGCTCCGACCCAATCCTGA
- a CDS encoding sulfurtransferase: MEYAKDVLVSTDWVAQNLNTPGVRLVEVDEDILLYDTGHIPGAVKVDWQQDFWHPHEREFISARELSALLGRLGLKEGDQIILYGDKSNWWAAYAYWFLSYNGVQNLKLMNGGRQKWVAEGRELTTDAPTFEATTYPTLQRDESLRAYRDEVKAHIETVRAGRGAMVDVRSPDEFSGKVTHMPTYPQEGVLRGGHIPGARSIPWARATNEDGTFKSADELSALYASEGVTPDKDVIAYCRIAERSSHSWFVLRELLGYPKVRNYDGSWTEWGNAVGMPIEKTYSEA, from the coding sequence ATGGAATACGCGAAAGATGTGCTCGTCAGCACCGACTGGGTGGCCCAGAACCTGAACACGCCCGGCGTCCGGCTCGTGGAGGTGGACGAGGACATCCTGCTCTACGACACGGGCCACATCCCCGGTGCCGTGAAGGTGGACTGGCAGCAGGACTTCTGGCACCCGCACGAGCGCGAGTTCATCTCGGCGCGGGAGCTGTCGGCGCTGCTGGGTCGTCTGGGCCTGAAGGAAGGCGACCAGATCATCCTCTACGGCGACAAGAGCAACTGGTGGGCCGCCTACGCCTACTGGTTCCTGAGCTACAACGGGGTTCAGAACCTCAAGCTGATGAACGGTGGCCGCCAGAAGTGGGTGGCCGAGGGCCGCGAGCTGACGACCGACGCGCCGACCTTCGAGGCGACGACGTACCCCACCCTGCAACGTGACGAGAGCCTGCGCGCCTACCGCGACGAGGTGAAGGCGCACATCGAGACCGTGCGCGCCGGGCGGGGCGCGATGGTGGATGTCCGCAGCCCCGACGAGTTCTCCGGCAAGGTGACGCATATGCCCACCTACCCGCAGGAGGGCGTGCTGCGCGGCGGCCACATCCCCGGTGCCCGCTCGATTCCGTGGGCGCGCGCCACGAACGAGGACGGCACCTTCAAGAGCGCCGACGAACTCAGCGCCCTGTACGCCAGCGAGGGCGTCACCCCCGACAAGGACGTGATCGCCTACTGCCGCATTGCCGAACGCTCCAGCCACTCGTGGTTCGTCCTGCGCGAGCTGCTGGGCTACCCGAAGGTTCGCAACTACGACGGCTCGTGGACCGAGTGGGGCAACGCGGTCGGCATGCCGATTGAGAAGACGTACAGCGAGGCGTGA
- a CDS encoding alpha/beta fold hydrolase, translating to MTWQDEPTTERLNGADLYFEVTGPEDTPPEEPTVIFLHGGPGYNAYTFRSLFGERLEHRRVVYLDQRGSGRSGALADTEQGGDTLDLDTLVADVEAVREYLGAESIIPLGHGFGALVALEYARRHPTRTPRVVVVNPWVHFPDLALTLLAEASARRGVPLDDPATEVRARTPEGEYAPVGEARVEAAFRLLNARDLLNALHFRDAASRMRQEFADAEGQLVGGGEVQEALVHQGLWEFEYPPFLAELRRPVFVIAGVHDRTSYPEQVQWLADLADADVTVLDAGHSPWLDDEDAFAEALEEALTR from the coding sequence ATGACGTGGCAGGATGAGCCGACGACCGAGCGCCTGAACGGGGCCGACCTGTATTTCGAGGTGACGGGACCAGAGGACACGCCCCCCGAAGAGCCGACCGTGATCTTTCTGCACGGCGGCCCCGGCTACAACGCCTACACCTTCCGCAGCCTCTTCGGAGAGCGATTGGAGCACCGCCGGGTCGTGTACCTCGACCAGCGTGGCTCGGGCCGCAGCGGGGCACTTGCGGACACCGAGCAGGGCGGTGACACCCTCGACCTCGATACGCTCGTGGCCGACGTGGAGGCCGTGCGCGAATACCTGGGGGCCGAGAGCATCATCCCGCTCGGGCACGGCTTCGGGGCGCTCGTGGCGCTGGAGTACGCCCGGCGGCACCCGACCCGCACGCCGCGCGTGGTCGTCGTCAACCCGTGGGTGCATTTCCCGGACCTCGCCCTCACCCTCCTGGCCGAGGCGAGCGCCCGGCGCGGCGTGCCGCTGGACGACCCGGCGACGGAGGTGCGCGCCCGCACGCCGGAGGGGGAGTACGCCCCGGTCGGAGAGGCGCGCGTGGAGGCGGCCTTCCGCCTGCTCAACGCCCGTGACCTGCTCAACGCCCTGCACTTCCGCGACGCGGCGAGCCGGATGCGCCAGGAGTTCGCCGACGCCGAGGGGCAACTCGTGGGCGGCGGCGAGGTGCAGGAGGCATTGGTCCACCAGGGCCTGTGGGAGTTCGAGTACCCGCCCTTCCTCGCGGAATTGCGCCGCCCCGTCTTCGTGATCGCCGGGGTCCACGACCGCACGAGCTACCCCGAGCAGGTCCAGTGGCTCGCCGACCTCGCGGACGCCGACGTGACCGTGCTGGACGCCGGACACTCCCCCTGGCTCGACGACGAGGACGCCTTCGCGGAGGCGCTGGAGGAGGCATTGACGCGCTGA
- a CDS encoding YkvA family protein has protein sequence MISRLRPFWRDALALLFAVGDRRTPGRARLAALFALVYAVSPVDLLPDLTPLLGLGDDLVVVPTILALAARGLPAPVLADARRRSVDLQRRLPWLLPLLGVGLLVGVGLVGWALVRALNS, from the coding sequence GTGATCTCCCGACTTCGGCCCTTCTGGCGGGACGCGCTGGCGCTGCTGTTCGCGGTGGGCGACCGCCGGACGCCGGGGCGGGCGCGGCTGGCGGCGCTGTTCGCGCTCGTCTACGCCGTCAGCCCGGTGGACCTGTTGCCCGACCTGACGCCGCTGCTGGGGCTGGGGGACGACCTCGTGGTGGTACCGACCATCCTGGCGCTCGCGGCGCGGGGGTTGCCTGCTCCCGTCTTGGCGGACGCGCGGAGGCGGAGTGTGGACCTGCAAAGGCGGCTGCCGTGGTTGCTGCCGCTGCTGGGCGTGGGGCTGCTCGTCGGGGTGGGATTGGTGGGGTGGGCGCTCGTGCGTGCCTTGAACAGTTAA
- a CDS encoding metallophosphoesterase family protein, translating into MRRLLPLLLTPLLVAAAPVPAKPLRVVVLSDFNGSYGSTAYPAALTRSVGRIVREWRPDLVLSAGDLIAGQQASLTDARVRAMWAAFDRDVHAPLREAGIPFAAALGNHDAGLSRDRRLAAEYWREHAPKLNYVERANFPFRSSFTFGGSLFVAVLDASGPNVGADQRAWLARQLATPQARRAGIRLVLGHLPLAGVSEGKNKPGEVIRDPLPLREVMEEGQVLAYVSGHHAAFYPGRLGGLNVLASGGIGGRHYVGHPGTARSTVTLLSLNTAQGTATFQTFDADTGADVRTASLPARLSGLGGPLVRVNDLE; encoded by the coding sequence ATGCGCCGTCTCCTGCCCCTCCTCCTCACCCCCCTGCTCGTCGCCGCCGCGCCCGTTCCGGCGAAACCGCTCCGGGTAGTCGTCCTGAGCGACTTCAATGGCTCCTACGGCAGCACCGCGTACCCGGCGGCCCTGACCCGCAGCGTGGGTCGAATCGTGCGCGAGTGGAGGCCCGACCTCGTGCTGTCGGCGGGCGACCTGATCGCCGGGCAGCAGGCGAGCTTGACGGACGCGCGGGTACGGGCGATGTGGGCCGCCTTCGACCGGGACGTTCACGCGCCGTTGCGGGAGGCGGGCATCCCCTTCGCCGCCGCGCTGGGCAACCACGACGCGGGCCTGAGCCGGGACCGGAGGCTGGCCGCCGAGTACTGGAGGGAACACGCACCGAAGTTGAACTACGTGGAGCGGGCGAATTTCCCCTTCCGCTCCAGCTTCACCTTCGGCGGCAGCCTGTTCGTCGCCGTACTGGACGCGAGCGGCCCGAACGTGGGTGCAGATCAACGCGCGTGGCTGGCCCGGCAACTCGCCACCCCGCAGGCGCGGCGCGCGGGCATCCGTCTCGTGCTCGGCCACCTCCCGCTCGCGGGCGTGAGCGAGGGCAAGAACAAACCCGGCGAGGTCATCCGCGACCCCCTCCCGCTGAGGGAGGTCATGGAGGAGGGGCAGGTCCTCGCTTACGTCAGCGGCCACCACGCCGCCTTCTACCCCGGACGGCTGGGCGGGTTGAACGTCCTCGCCAGCGGCGGCATCGGCGGGCGGCACTATGTGGGCCATCCGGGCACGGCGCGGAGTACGGTCACGCTGCTCAGCCTGAACACGGCGCAGGGCACCGCCACCTTCCAGACCTTCGACGCGGACACGGGCGCGGATGTGAGGACGGCCTCGCTGCCTGCGAGATTGAGCGGGTTGGGCGGGCCGCTGGTGCGGGTGAATGATCTCGAATAA
- the rplU gene encoding 50S ribosomal protein L21 → MFAIIESGGKQYRVQEGDVLRVENLQGAAGDQFSLTPIFVGGEQVVFGQDAGRFTVNAEVVEHGKGKKIYIRKYKSGIQYRRRTGHRQGFTAIRILGIQG, encoded by the coding sequence ATGTTTGCGATTATCGAGAGCGGCGGCAAGCAGTACCGCGTGCAGGAGGGCGACGTGTTGCGCGTCGAGAACCTTCAGGGCGCGGCGGGCGATCAGTTCAGCCTCACCCCCATCTTCGTGGGCGGTGAGCAGGTCGTGTTCGGGCAGGACGCGGGCCGCTTCACGGTGAACGCCGAGGTCGTCGAGCACGGCAAGGGCAAGAAAATCTACATCCGCAAGTACAAGAGCGGCATCCAGTACCGCCGCCGCACCGGCCACCGCCAGGGCTTCACGGCGATCCGCATTCTGGGCATTCAGGGCTAA
- a CDS encoding sensor histidine kinase has protein sequence MAPSLTLRARLTLWAALATGLAVALVAAGLFFAVNGFLFAAQRDRLTGAVGVVEARVEAALGREDDLLGALLGVGATLSAADLEAMLNADPQTRNLDLRLITVSGGEVQKVATSRFPEEVPPRLRPGTYRTGDRLVAVRIVAGGRAALTVVSDARALGEARSAFARALWILVPLALGLSLLLGWTVAGRLLAPVRALEGAAREIGAGGDLRRPVPGAGEGDELSRLALTLQGAFARLADAREREQDFMRAAAHDLRSPLAALTARVDATLARDREPGRYRSELREIGTDLTRLATLANHLLLLARDASALTRGDVPLRDLAADAVDRARELAPEADVDLLAPQPVSVTGDRVLLGQAIWNLTVNAVGHAPGATVTVTVVGEREGGATVTVRDDGPGVMTDVLARLGEPFYRPDASRSAAGHGLGLALARRAAELHGGTLTLESAPGAGFTATLRLPPAGEERVLRSPA, from the coding sequence GTGGCTCCTAGCCTGACCCTCCGCGCCCGGCTGACCCTCTGGGCGGCGCTGGCGACCGGGCTGGCGGTGGCGCTCGTGGCGGCGGGGCTGTTCTTCGCGGTGAACGGCTTCCTCTTCGCGGCGCAGCGGGACCGACTGACGGGGGCGGTGGGCGTCGTGGAGGCGCGGGTGGAGGCGGCGCTCGGGCGCGAGGACGATCTGCTCGGGGCGCTGCTGGGGGTGGGGGCTACCCTGAGCGCGGCGGACCTGGAGGCCATGCTGAACGCCGATCCGCAGACCCGGAACCTCGACCTGCGGCTGATTACCGTGAGCGGCGGCGAGGTGCAGAAGGTGGCGACCTCGCGTTTCCCGGAAGAGGTTCCACCTCGCCTGCGCCCAGGCACCTACCGGACGGGGGACCGACTGGTGGCCGTGCGGATTGTGGCGGGGGGACGGGCGGCCCTGACCGTCGTATCGGACGCGCGGGCGCTCGGGGAGGCGCGCTCGGCCTTCGCGCGGGCGCTGTGGATTCTCGTTCCGCTGGCGCTGGGGCTGTCTCTTCTGCTGGGCTGGACGGTCGCCGGGCGGCTCCTCGCCCCGGTGCGGGCGCTGGAAGGGGCGGCGCGCGAGATCGGGGCGGGCGGCGACCTGCGGCGGCCCGTGCCCGGCGCGGGGGAGGGGGACGAACTCTCGCGGCTGGCGCTGACGCTCCAGGGTGCCTTCGCCCGCCTCGCCGACGCCCGCGAGCGCGAGCAGGACTTCATGCGGGCCGCCGCCCACGACCTCCGCAGCCCCCTCGCCGCCCTCACCGCCCGCGTGGACGCGACGCTGGCCCGCGACCGGGAGCCGGGGCGCTACCGCTCGGAGCTGCGCGAGATCGGCACCGACCTCACCCGGCTCGCCACCCTCGCCAATCACCTCCTGCTGCTCGCCCGCGACGCCTCGGCCCTGACGCGGGGGGACGTGCCCCTGCGCGACCTCGCCGCCGACGCCGTGGACCGCGCCCGCGAACTCGCCCCGGAGGCCGACGTGGACCTCCTCGCGCCCCAGCCCGTGAGCGTGACGGGCGACCGGGTGCTGCTGGGACAGGCGATCTGGAATCTCACCGTCAACGCCGTGGGGCACGCGCCGGGGGCGACGGTGACGGTCACGGTAGTGGGGGAGCGGGAGGGCGGGGCCACTGTCACCGTCCGCGACGACGGCCCCGGCGTCATGACCGACGTGCTGGCCCGGCTGGGGGAACCCTTCTACCGCCCGGACGCGAGCCGGAGCGCGGCGGGGCACGGGCTGGGTCTCGCGCTCGCCCGACGCGCGGCGGAGTTGCACGGCGGCACCCTGACGCTGGAGAGTGCCCCCGGCGCGGGCTTCACCGCCACCCTGCGTCTGCCTCCAGCGGGAGAGGAGCGGGTGCTACGCTCTCCGGCATGA
- a CDS encoding SufE family protein, translating to MTQPASAPLPERLQSIVSLFKSAPKPLRLQALLEYSRKLPPLPEKYVEHPEFLQAVPECASPFFLVTERAENGGVNMYFKVPEEAPTVRGYAGILHEALQGESPETILNVPDQFYMDMGLSELITPMRLRGMGAILMRLKNEVREHA from the coding sequence ATGACCCAGCCCGCGTCCGCGCCCCTGCCCGAACGGCTCCAGAGCATCGTCTCGCTGTTCAAGTCCGCACCCAAGCCCCTGCGCCTCCAGGCCCTGCTGGAGTACAGCCGCAAGCTCCCGCCCCTGCCCGAGAAGTACGTCGAACACCCCGAGTTCCTGCAAGCGGTGCCCGAGTGCGCCAGCCCCTTTTTCCTCGTGACCGAACGGGCGGAGAACGGCGGCGTCAACATGTATTTCAAGGTGCCCGAGGAGGCCCCCACCGTGCGCGGTTACGCGGGCATCCTCCACGAGGCGCTGCAAGGCGAGTCGCCCGAGACGATCCTGAACGTGCCCGATCAGTTCTACATGGATATGGGCCTGTCCGAACTCATCACGCCGATGCGGCTGCGCGGCATGGGCGCGATTCTGATGCGGCTGAAGAACGAGGTGCGGGAGCACGCGTAG